Sequence from the Capra hircus breed San Clemente unplaced genomic scaffold, ASM170441v1, whole genome shotgun sequence genome:
ttcagttcagttcagttcagtcgctcagttgtgtccgactctttgtgaccccatgaatcacagcacattagacctccctgtccatcaccaactcccggagttcactcagactcacgtccatcgagtccgtgatgccatccagccatctcatcctctgtcgtccccttctcctcctgtccccaatccctcccagcatcagagtcttttccaatgagtcaactcttcacatgaggtggccaaagtactggagtttcagctttagcatcattccttccaaagaaatcccagggctgatctccttcagaatggactggttggacctccttgcagtccaagggactctcagagtcttctccgacaccacatttcaaaagcatcaattctttggcgctcagccttcttcacagtcgaactctcacatccatacgtgaccacaggaaaaaaccatagccttgactagacgaaccttagttggcaaagtaataaaagAGGCCAACTCCAGGGCCCGTGAACCTGAGATCCCATCAAGTGAATCATGGTTCCTAAAGGCCCTGGGTTTATCCATGGGTGACAGACACTTGACACTTCAGTAACCCTAGCTGCTGAGGACATCTGAGCCATCCCCTGGCTCTCAGGGAAGAGCCACCAAACAACATTCTGTTGAGAACTCAACTTTTGTGTTTCTTGTGGGTGTTTCTTCATCTAGACGCACCCTGCCTTGTTCCACAGAGGATCTGAACGGGGTGTGGCTTCCATGTGACCTGCTGTCAGCCTGGCAGTCACAGATGTCACAGTGAATTAGTGCTCTGGCCTTTGGATTTCCCCATCAGTCTGCTAGGTGTGTGTTTAATATGACTCTGTCTCCTTGAAGCCAGCTACCTCTGGGGACACTCACTGGTAACCCCAGTGCCTTGCCGGGCACACTGGGCCAGAAGCTTGCCCTTCCCCCCAGTCGCCCGCCCATGCTTGGAGCCAACATCCCAAAGCAGACAACCATTCTCTGGCCAACTGTGAGTGTGATGGATTTCTTGGGGGTCACTTCCCCCCAACACTTTATTTTGAGTAGTTTCAAACCACAGAAAAATTACAAGACTAGTACAATGACCCCCACATCCCCAGCCCCTAGATATTTGCTCTAAGCCTTTGAAAGTAAGTTGCAGAAAGCATAACATTTCACAAAATTGAATACTCATGTTCATAATACTGAAGCCTGTAACTTCGAAGGCAGGGACAGTCTTCCGTGTCATCACCCTATGTCATCACACCAAGGACACTGAGCACTGATGACAGAATGCCATCAGTTAGTGCATGTAGACGCTGGGGAGAGGGTTGGCGGTCATAAGCCCCTTCTTCCCACACTTGAACGCATCTTCTCTGCAGGTGGGCACCTTCGGCAGGTATGTAAGCTGGTCAGGAACAGGAAGGCAAAGTGGAACTGAAGCACGTCACAGACTTTGGACCAGAAGTGCCCCGTGAGCTGCTGGAAGAGATGCCACTGTGCGAGCTCATGGTCACATAGCTTGAGGACCACAAAGCCCAGGCAGGAGAGCACGCCCAGAGCCAAGTACATTCCCGAGGAAGAGTTGCCGTGGCGCACCTGGGTGCGCAGGGCCTGGCCCACAGCAGCTGCAATGTGCAGGCCCAGCGCCAGCTCAAACCCACGGGGGTGCAGCAGGGCCAGGCTGTAACTGCACAGGGAGAGGCCCTCGACAGCCAGGAGGAGCTGGGGCTTCCAGCCCCCGTCCAGGCAGAGGCACCAGGCCACTGGCCACGCGAAGATGGGTAAGGTGAGCCACTGGTCCAGCACGGCGCTGGGCCGTGTCTGCGTCCCAATGCGCAGCCACTGGACCGGGCCATAGACCAGGGCCATGCCTGCGAAGACGTCCTTCAGGTAGCGAGCCCTCCACTTCTCTGCAGGGCCTCCTGGGGCACGGGCCTGGCTCCGCAGCCAGTACACCCCCAGGAACACATAGGCCATGTTAACAAGGGAGTTGAAGGGCATGGCCAGAAAGGCAGGGAGGCTGGTGACCGGGGCTTCCGCATAGTGCTCATAGCCCACTTGGACAGAGACACATTCGAAAATACCAGTGTGGACAGTGGCCATGCAGAAGCAGCTGGCCAGGGCCACATGGAAGAGGGCCTGCCCCGACTCAGGCTTCATCTGGAACCTTAGGTGTGGCCCCAGGATGGGGAGCTCCACAGAGCAGCAGCCTCGGCTATTATTTCAGAATTCAGATAAacggtttctttttttcttttttgcaaaacaCTCCTCAGCctcccagctgagccagcaggaagaAGTCCCCGTGATTTCCGACGCAGATGCTGCGACCTTGCCCCAGTGGAGATAGTGGCTCCGAGGAAGGCAGCGGTTCTGCTGATTGGTTGGCACCAGTGGAGGCCCGTTCTGCCTTCTTCCTTTGTGGTTACAAAAAGAGTGTGGGTAGAAAGAAAACCATCCAAAAAAAGCGCCTCCATCTTCCCAATTCTCAGCCTCAGGCTCTGCCAAAGTTTTTATCATGACCCTCTCTCCTGACACCTATGCTGTTCTTCTTTCATCTGCGTATTATAAAAAATCCTGCGCCTCGTCTCCGCTCCCCTAGAACCACTGCATTTAGAGACTTAAATCTTTCCTAGGTCTGTTGTTAAAACTCAGGATATGCTTTCTCACCTCCATGGTACTACAAATGTGGAGTTTTCCAAGCCAGTCCCAAAGCCCTTTGAACTAAATTCCCAGTTAAATTAGAGACATTAGCTGTGGGCCAGATTCTGGAATCTAAGGCAAGGGAATGGTGGGGCGGGTTGGGGGTGGGCAGAGAGGAAGGGCTCAGCTGCTTTGTGGGTGTGAGGCCAGGTAGCAGAGGGAGTcaccccctcctctgccctcccctgaaGTGCCACACCTTCCAAAATCACCTTCGGTCCTTGGCTCACAGGAAAACCTTCCATTTCCTGAAGTCACGGAAGCAGacagataatttaaaaacaatgtgGACTTTTCATGGATTGTCAACTGTTCTGGGGCCAGCTGTGGTGTGAGTGGGCCTCATTGCCaagaaatgtattaatattaacaAGAGAAGAGGTTTGGTGCCCTGAAGATGACTCAAAGCCAAGCTGGCAGGCAAGCACACGGGCGTGGGGATGAGAAGAACTGTCTGTGGTCAAATCCAAGCTCCCCCGCCTACTAACCCTGTGATCTTGGGCCTTAACCCTTCCAGGCCTCAGTTTGCATACCTGTAGAATGGGGATGTACATCCTAGCAGAGTTGTTGTGTGACCTACATGAGTTCTTAGGTATGCAGACCACTGTTTATTTTTGAGGCCCCTTGTCCCCTCCTGCAGTTTAGGCCCTGAAAGGGCAGGGCCCAGTCTGATCCTGGCCCCTCCCTCCCATGCTTAGCAAAGACCTGCTAATTTTGGTTCAAGCACAAAGTTAGCATCTCTTCTCTGTTGTCATCCTGTTTGCCATTTCATTGCTCTGACTGACCCTAGGGCCCACCTGTAAGATCCAGGAAATGGCTGGCTGGGCCTCATGGTGACCCTCTCAATCCCCTCCCGCCTCCAGGGAGCCTGTTGTTAAGGGGAGCAGCATTTCCCCGAAGGAAGTGAAGCCCTTGTCCTGACCCTCATCTCAGCCCGTGCCACTGTTGTGCACCTCCCCGTTGCAGCCTCTGGTGAAGGAAGAGTCTTTTAAGTTAGAGgctgtccctcctccagggttccCACTTCCAGGCTTGCCACCGCTCACGTGGTCTGCACACAGCAGCCCCCAGCAGCCCCCTCGAGGACTGCCCCTGTTTAACACCCTTCAGTGGCTGGTTCTCTGCTCACACGTGATCATGCCCCAGCCTTTTGGCCAGACACCAAAGTGCCATGCTCATGCAGTCCTGTGAGTTCCCAGGCATAGTCTGTCTTCCTGCCCTCCTCTGCCTGGCCTGCTGAAGCCCTCAAATCAGCTATCACTTCCTCTCCAGCACCAGCACTTCCCCACTCAGCTCCGAGTCCAGCAGGGACACCAGCTGAGGCCTCACCTGGTGTCTCCAGGTCCTTCCCTGACCCCACCCAGGGTCTGACTCCCTGGTGTGAAAAGCCAGGCTTCCGGGGCCCCAGGCCGCCAGTGCTAGCCTGACCCTCCTGTCTACCAGCCAAGCATGGAGAAGAGTTGCGGACAGGCAGTCTGACACTGTCCACTTGCTAAAGGAGGAGATCCAGGAAGGCTGTAGAAAGGGACTCCTCTCTGGCCACTGGGCAGAGGTTGCTCGAGCCCTTGCGCAAGCTGAAAGCGACATGTTACCTAACTAACTTCCCAAGTCCACTAGAAAGACCAGGGCAGGTCTCTTATGGCCTAAGTCCTAAGCTGCTGTGACCCTTGTGATGTGACTCTCAAAGTTCTTCCCAGTTTCCCCTGCTTGGCACATGAAGGTCCGAGGGCTCACCAGCATCACCCTTTCCCCTGCTCTGGTTCTGGGCTCGCTGCTGGGGGAAGTCCTGCAAAACCCGACAATCCCCGGGCAAAGGGGTTAAGACGTGTTCCTTAAACTCTTCTGCTTTCTCAGTCTGTATGCAAAAGCTACTGTCGCCTGTCACAGTGGTGGCTTCTTTAACCTGTATCCCTTATAACAACTGTTTGTTGTGCCCGGGACTATCCTGACCACCATTGTTCCCTTTCTGCAGGTAAGGGGATGCCAGTCTGAAGGCTGTACCATGGGACACCAGCAGGAGAGCTCAATCTACGCCACCTGGATGCCAAAGGAGCTACCATACCAATTCTTGAACTCTGAGAACAGAATCCCAGCATGTGGGCAAGGCTGCTGAGAACCCGcagctcagtttccttatttgagaGGGGAAGGACTTGGCCAGAGAGGTGACATGAATGGCCAAGGTCACTTAGGGCAGTTGGTGGCACAGAAACACAGGTGAGGGTTCTTGTCCCTTGACTGTGTCACAGGACTCTTTGGCCTCTCCTCAAACAAATGCTTCCAAATCCATAAActaaaacagaattaaaacacAAACTTAATATGTTCAAAgatagttattaaaatatttcttataatgTATGATATAGTAATAAGTGTGCTTCCTTACTAACATGTTAAATTACACGATCTATGGGCAGGTTGAATAACTACAGTAATTTCAAATGAGTTATTCTGTAGTAACTTGCAGTTTAGTTAACTTTCAGGATATCTAAAAGAAAAGCTATATAATCTCAAATGATGTCATTTCCCTTGGTGACACAATCACCAGGTTAACGCTCTGTGCTTTGTTACCTACACTTTAGTTTCGGGAAAGGCCAAATTTTGGCTAGAGGCTAATGAATGTAAagatcaaataaaaatgagagaaacTGGAAAAACCGTCTGTTGTCATTCTAAGATCCTGGACAGCAGCGCATTGCAGCCTGCATCGTCTGGGCGTGAGCTTGGAGCAGCGACCAGACAGGCTCCTGCAAGATTTGGAACATCAGGATGATGTACCCACCTCTCAAGATTGTCGTGAGAACTTACAGTATTGGCGCGAAAAGGCCAGCGATCACCATCCGGGTATTTTGCCTGTCTTGCTTTGCTGGGGGAAATTCAAATCTTGAAAAAGGGCGGACCGTAAAGGTGGTTGTGCGCCTGCGCGAGGGGCTGGGCCCAGAGCTCTGGGAAGCAGGCGGGGCGGGGTGACGCGAGGTGACGCGGGGCGACACGGACCTTTCCCGTGCCCGCCCGCTCGCCTCAAACACCGCCAGCCCGGCCGCTCGCCTGGCAGGCAAAGGGGCAGGGGCCGGCCCGGCGCGCGACAGCCCGGCAAGTTTCCTTGGGGCGCCGGCGGGGTCTCGGCGGCGCCACCACCTGGGGGCGGGGCGTGaggcctgggagcctgggaggGCTCCGCCCCCGGCGTCGCGCGCCAGGCTGCGTTATCGCTCACGCTCGCCCCGCCCCGGCTCCCCCGTGGCGGGCTTCGGGCTGCTTCCCTGGAGCCAGCTGCGTGTGGGGAGAGGGAAAATGTCCACTCCCTGATCCGAAGCCTGGTTTTAGTGTCTCCTGTCAGCCACTCTCTGCAACCTGTGCCCTGTCCCCACTGCTAGTTAAAACGATTCCTCTGGCGAGTGTTCCGTCAGCGACCCGGGGAGCAGTTCCAAAGGGGGCGGGGCCAACCGCGTCTGAGGCATCCTCATCCGGGCATTCCCCAGATGCCGCAGCCGCCATCTTTGTTTTGTGCTGAAAGTCGCTATTGACGCCCGCGGACGGCCGGGCGAGGGGAAGTGGCAAAGATGGCGGCTCCCAGGACGGAGGCGTGGAGGCGCGCTTCGGCAGCAACAGAGCTGGGCGCGCCTGTGCCTGACCCGAGCGCCGCCTGACCTCAGGCCGAGCGTGCAGCGGCCACGGTCTCTTGCCGCGAAGCAGCGCGGAGTTCCTTTAACGGGCCTCGGACGGGAGGAGAATCCTgcgagggcggggggggggggtgaaaaACAGTGACGTATCCGACTCCGCCCCCTCGCCCGACCACCGCTGCCGCCATGTTTAGTTGTTACTTCTTCACACAAGATGGCGGCTCCCAGGGAGGAGGCATGAGCGCCCTGCCGTTACCGCTCCTCCTGCCGTACAGTTGCCACTTCGGGGCCTAACTCTGCCTTTTTGAAGCGGCTCCTGTGGAAAGAAGTCATAAAGAGGAAAGCGAGGATCGGACGCTGCCTTGCGTTTGGTTTGCAGTGGAAGAACTGACCCGGGAGGAAGAGAATAGGGGGGAAGGGGGAGCTAGTCTCAAGATGGCGGCTCCCAGGGCGGCAGGCGCAGCCTAAGCAGCAGAGGCGGACTAAGGGTAGACTCTCGAGACCTCACGAGCCATACGGGGCGAGTCTCTGAGCAGCCCTCAAAAACTCAAGCTCGTTTCACTGGCCTCTGGCGCGCCTCTATTCCTTACGAGTGTCGAGGCTGTTAAGGGAGCGGCCTCTACACTAAGCGCTGGGCGGGGAAGCGGGACGGTCTCAAGATGGCGGCTCCCACAATTGTGGTCTGAGCGCCGGCGGGGCTGAGACAACCGCTGCGCTTGTGGCTCCTTTCCACCCGCCCCGGAAGCCGGCCAGTACAGGGGACTCGGGGGGTGTGGGAACCGGGCCGGGGCTCCGCCATTTCCGGCAGGGGAGGGCTACGActgaggaagggaggagagagaggcggCTCAAGATGGCGGCTCCCAGGGCCTCCCGCTCGAGCTTGTAAGTGGGAGCTCCCAGGCAAGTAGTCAGGGCGGCGGGACTCGACGGCCTCCAGCTTCTCGGGTCCAGGCGCTTGACAGTTTCAAGAGGCTCTCGACAAGACGCGGTAAgcgagaagaaggggaagaggagaagggaaggagaaaatagTTAAGATGGCGGCCTCCATGGAGCCGTCCACCGCTGTGTGAGGATCAGTTTCTCAGTGAGAGCCACCTTAGACGAAGAGGGGTGGTGTGTGAGCGGAATTGGGGGGCTCCCTTCCCACTTGGCGACTTTTCTCCACCGCGCCCTTTCCCGGAACTATGGCTTCGGCCGTGTCACCCGCCAACTCGCCAGCAGTGCTCTTACAGCCCCGCTGGAAGCGAGTGGTGGGCTGGTCGGGTCCAGTGCCCCGGCCCCGCCACGGCCACCGGGCCGTGGCCATCAAGGAGCTCATCGTGGTGTTTGGCGGCGGCAACGAGGGGATAGTGGACGAGCTGCACGTGTACAACACGGGTGAGTGCAAAGCCCGCTGGGTCCTTGgatctttccctccctccatctcctccctctccctcctttcctcttctccctcctctttccctcctccctttttctccctccttcctctcctcccttccccggcTGCCTTCTTCCCCCCTcctcccatttcttcctccagccgCACGGGACTCCCCTCCGAGACCCTTTGCTCTGCATGGCTTGTCTGTTCTGCCCTGCTCTTGTCCCCATCCTGACACCCCTGCTTTTCCTGTCTCTGAAGGGGGTGCCTTTCAGTATTGGAGAGGAACCCTCTAGGCCGGCTGGTGAGGGAGCGGGGGCGGCGCCCGCGGTGGTGACTTCAGATAAGACACCGTTACCCCCGCCAACTAGGCGGGCGGATGCGTCCCTTTGGCGCAGagtcccaccccccaccccgttcCTGCTAGGCTCTTCCTCATCTCTGGTGCGCTCTGGGGAGCAGTGACAACTTTTCGATGACAGATGAGGTGGCCGTCTCGAGAAAAGGGGCAGAGTTGAGCGGCCTCAATCCTGCCCCAGGGACGGGGTGGGCGGGCGGTGTGCCACGCTGGGGAACTGTCGTCCTGGGGCCCCACAAATCCGACGACACTGCCGTTCCCCGCTTGCAGCGTCGACTCCTGCAGTGTTTCCCTTCCCATGGCCCGTGGTCTGGATCTGGGGCCTTTGGCTGGAAGAGAGAAGGATTAGTTGCAGTTATCCCACAGTGGACCGAGGAGGTTACTCTGCCCATTCCCAGGCCGCCCCTAAACCCGAGGCTGGGTTCTTCAGGAGTGAGGTGCAGTCGCCTTGGGTCTGTTGTCTGGTACCTCTGCTCAGTCTCTAGAGCTTCACAGCATCCTCCTGCGGCCCCCTCCACCATGGTGGCCAGTTGGTACACCTGGTGCCTTCGTGGGCCCCAGCTGCCTGTTGAATGGAGGCTGGCCTGGGGAGAGGGACTGAGCGTTCTTACTGGGTGCAGTGGGCCTGGGCGCGTTCAGTTCCAGAGCCTGAGCATCGGAGGTGGAGCTGCTGCAAACCCCCTCCTGGCTCATAGTGTGCTTTTAGGAAGCTCTTCTCTGCAGTTCCAGGTCGCTTTGGGGTCAGCCGCAGCCAG
This genomic interval carries:
- the TMEM187 gene encoding transmembrane protein 187; amino-acid sequence: MKPESGQALFHVALASCFCMATVHTGIFECVSVQVGYEHYAEAPVTSLPAFLAMPFNSLVNMAYVFLGVYWLRSQARAPGGPAEKWRARYLKDVFAGMALVYGPVQWLRIGTQTRPSAVLDQWLTLPIFAWPVAWCLCLDGGWKPQLLLAVEGLSLCSYSLALLHPRGFELALGLHIAAAVGQALRTQVRHGNSSSGMYLALGVLSCLGFVVLKLCDHELAQWHLFQQLTGHFWSKVCDVLQFHFAFLFLTSLHTCRRCPPAEKMRSSVGRRGL